In the Candidatus Baltobacteraceae bacterium genome, one interval contains:
- a CDS encoding tetratricopeptide repeat protein — protein MGPLPFSATVENALRDVEERLSADPASIDLRYERASLLQILGHTELARMEYVGILAKQPGDARALNALGLLLYKSGARTAAQAAFAEAASKHPDDVASHLNLAYTFVFGSKFDHARRHYERVLELDPEHPMAHQGLAYVLDELGDSEGANRHRGSGFREAIMEGSYRGDGEPVRVLLLCSTLGGTVSTAQFLDERIFLTTALVVELFDDEVSLPPHHVVFNAIGDADRCAEALVRAKEILARTDAPVVNHPDHVLVTGRLENAARLRALEGVVAPQVRQFSRSSGTQIALAYPILLRAPGFHTGRFFVKVDRAEELAPALESLPGDTILAIEYLDGRGADGKYRKFRAIMVDGDLYPLHLAISPDWKVHYGSAQMNDAAHRAEEERFLSDMPAFLGERTMHALRNIVRAMNLEFGGIDFGIDANGNVLLYESNATMTVVIPEQHDTATYRRLPAERIVVAVIKMLARLSARVDRLRSP, from the coding sequence ATGGGGCCTCTCCCGTTTAGCGCGACCGTCGAAAACGCGTTACGTGACGTCGAGGAACGGCTCAGCGCCGATCCGGCGTCAATCGATTTGCGTTACGAACGCGCAAGCTTGCTCCAAATCCTCGGGCACACAGAGCTGGCGCGTATGGAATACGTCGGTATTCTTGCAAAACAACCCGGTGACGCTCGAGCCCTCAATGCGCTTGGGCTGCTTCTCTACAAATCTGGTGCGAGGACGGCGGCGCAGGCTGCGTTTGCCGAGGCAGCGAGCAAGCATCCGGATGACGTCGCAAGTCACCTTAATCTCGCGTACACGTTCGTCTTCGGTAGCAAGTTCGATCACGCGCGCCGGCACTACGAGCGTGTCCTTGAGCTCGATCCCGAGCACCCCATGGCGCATCAAGGACTCGCGTACGTTCTTGACGAGCTGGGCGATTCCGAAGGCGCAAACCGTCACCGCGGTTCGGGCTTTCGCGAGGCGATCATGGAAGGCTCGTATCGCGGCGACGGCGAGCCCGTGCGCGTGTTGTTGTTATGTTCGACGCTGGGCGGAACTGTTTCGACCGCGCAGTTTCTCGACGAACGCATCTTTCTCACGACCGCGCTCGTGGTCGAACTGTTCGACGATGAGGTTTCGCTCCCGCCGCATCACGTCGTCTTCAATGCGATCGGCGATGCGGATCGCTGTGCGGAAGCACTCGTTCGCGCAAAAGAAATTCTCGCACGAACGGATGCACCGGTCGTGAACCATCCCGATCACGTGCTCGTGACGGGACGCCTGGAGAACGCGGCGAGGTTGCGCGCCCTCGAAGGAGTTGTGGCTCCGCAGGTCCGTCAATTTTCGCGCTCGTCCGGCACGCAGATCGCACTCGCATATCCGATCTTGTTGCGCGCTCCCGGTTTTCACACCGGCCGCTTTTTCGTCAAAGTTGATCGTGCTGAAGAGCTTGCCCCGGCGCTCGAGAGTCTTCCGGGCGACACCATTCTTGCGATCGAATATCTCGACGGACGCGGTGCAGATGGGAAATATCGCAAGTTCCGTGCCATCATGGTCGATGGCGATCTATATCCGCTGCACCTCGCGATATCGCCCGATTGGAAAGTTCACTACGGATCCGCACAAATGAACGACGCAGCGCACCGGGCGGAAGAAGAGCGCTTCCTCTCGGACATGCCGGCGTTTCTCGGTGAGCGTACGATGCATGCCTTGCGGAACATCGTGCGGGCAATGAATCTCGAGTTCGGCGGCATCGACTTCGGCATCGATGCGAACGGAAACGTTCTGCTCTACGAGTCCAATGCGACGATGACAGTTGTCATCCCGGAACAACACGACACCGCGACCTACCGCCGGCTTCCGGCCGAGCGGATCGTGGTCGCGGTTATCAAGATGTTAGCGCGACTAAGCGCGCGCGTTGACCGTCTGCGAAGCCCCTGA
- a CDS encoding DUF4760 domain-containing protein, producing MSPDFWTAVFSGLTLVVFGLTAIVGIIQLRHLRVANSLTGLVTILQDWQKPEMQSWVSYVRNELRERLKDVSYLDNIAKPGPVLRSEHPEFHICDYYEQVGSYVKYGMIDREAYLDVGCVPIVAMWEVLWPLIDVMRKKRKTERVYENFEYLAVISRQFIEKYPNGTYPRTLPRWRQLKKSESSST from the coding sequence ATGAGTCCGGATTTCTGGACCGCCGTTTTCAGCGGACTGACACTCGTTGTGTTTGGGCTGACGGCGATCGTCGGCATCATTCAGCTTCGCCATTTGCGTGTGGCGAACAGTCTTACGGGTTTGGTAACGATTCTGCAAGATTGGCAGAAGCCGGAAATGCAGAGCTGGGTTTCGTACGTGCGCAACGAGCTTCGCGAACGCTTGAAAGATGTGTCATATCTGGACAACATCGCAAAACCGGGGCCGGTACTGCGCTCAGAACATCCCGAGTTCCACATCTGCGACTACTACGAACAAGTCGGGTCGTACGTGAAATATGGGATGATCGATCGCGAGGCCTATCTCGACGTTGGGTGCGTTCCGATCGTCGCCATGTGGGAAGTTCTTTGGCCGCTGATCGACGTGATGCGCAAGAAGCGGAAGACCGAGAGAGTGTACGAGAATTTTGAATATCTTGCGGTCATCTCGCGGCAATTTATTGAAAAGTATCCCAACGGCACGTATCCGCGCACGTTACCGCGTTGGCGTCAACTCAAGAAGAGCGAGAGTTCAAGCACCTAA
- a CDS encoding MASE1 domain-containing protein, whose amino-acid sequence MSKDVSSFSFSGRENGVRYALAILMVAVAYVVFAKIGFSLAFSVRQVTAVWPPSGIAVCALVLGGMALWPGVALGAFLANLMTHEPVLTAAGIAVGNTLGPFLAAYFLRRAGFDPRLERVNDVLVLAIFGAVAMIVTASNGVTWLASAGIVPWHDYGIVWRTWWDGDAMGVLLFAPFLLTWLTSRDLRVASGRKFEIALFPFMLLVVAWLGFLNNLRLGFLVFPAIIWSGLRFTQRVTSLSVIVVSLIAIIGTQHEIGPFAGGTLDQRLAYLMTLMAVLSITGLILGAVTSERSLAEQMQREAERRELENAEQIARTLQGAFLPKRLPEHRDVTFDALYLTAGREALVGGDWYDAFTIPDGHIVVSIGDMLGHGVSAAVTAAEIRQRILATAFSTTDPAEILTKVNRTLRDEEQTIATALVAFIDPKGTAMRVASAGHPPPIVAGPTIRAHFLPYGGLPLGVLANADYETHAVALEANAAVLFYTDGVTEFNRNIEAAEAELLTAVDAFVSEPLANPAALVQRRVMGTSQPVDDVVLMLVRLAPSPLGAGAITTH is encoded by the coding sequence GTGAGTAAAGACGTGTCGAGTTTTTCATTTTCCGGCCGAGAAAACGGCGTTCGTTACGCGCTCGCGATCCTCATGGTCGCAGTCGCGTACGTCGTCTTTGCGAAGATCGGCTTCTCGCTCGCATTTTCCGTCCGCCAGGTCACCGCGGTTTGGCCGCCGAGCGGTATCGCCGTTTGCGCCCTCGTGCTCGGAGGGATGGCTCTATGGCCGGGCGTGGCGCTCGGTGCATTCCTCGCGAATCTGATGACGCACGAACCCGTGCTCACCGCCGCGGGAATTGCAGTTGGAAACACGCTCGGGCCGTTCTTGGCCGCCTATTTTCTCCGGCGGGCCGGCTTCGATCCGCGGCTCGAACGCGTCAACGACGTCCTCGTGCTCGCGATCTTCGGCGCGGTTGCGATGATCGTCACAGCCTCAAACGGCGTCACGTGGCTGGCGAGCGCGGGTATCGTCCCTTGGCACGATTACGGGATCGTCTGGCGTACCTGGTGGGACGGCGACGCGATGGGCGTCTTGCTGTTCGCACCGTTCTTGCTGACATGGCTGACGTCGCGCGACTTGCGCGTGGCAAGCGGCCGGAAGTTCGAGATTGCCCTCTTCCCATTTATGTTGTTGGTGGTCGCGTGGCTGGGATTTCTCAACAATCTGCGGCTGGGCTTCTTGGTCTTCCCAGCCATCATTTGGTCGGGACTGCGTTTCACGCAACGCGTCACCTCACTGTCCGTCATCGTCGTATCGCTGATCGCGATCATCGGAACGCAGCACGAGATCGGGCCTTTCGCCGGCGGCACGCTCGATCAACGGCTCGCGTATCTGATGACGCTGATGGCCGTATTGTCGATTACCGGACTCATTCTCGGCGCGGTCACTTCGGAACGTTCGCTCGCCGAGCAGATGCAACGCGAGGCGGAACGGCGTGAGTTGGAAAATGCCGAGCAGATCGCGCGCACCCTGCAAGGCGCGTTCCTGCCCAAGCGTCTGCCGGAACATCGCGACGTCACCTTCGACGCGCTCTACCTTACGGCCGGCCGGGAAGCGCTCGTCGGCGGTGATTGGTACGATGCATTCACGATACCGGACGGTCACATCGTCGTCTCGATCGGCGACATGCTCGGGCATGGCGTAAGCGCGGCCGTCACCGCAGCTGAAATTCGACAGCGGATTCTTGCAACGGCGTTCAGCACGACCGATCCCGCCGAGATTCTGACCAAAGTGAATCGCACGCTCCGCGACGAGGAGCAGACGATCGCGACCGCTCTCGTTGCGTTCATCGATCCCAAGGGAACGGCCATGCGCGTCGCCAGCGCCGGCCATCCACCGCCGATCGTCGCAGGTCCGACAATCCGTGCGCACTTTCTACCCTATGGCGGCCTGCCGCTAGGCGTGCTCGCGAATGCTGACTACGAGACGCATGCTGTCGCGCTCGAAGCGAACGCCGCCGTGCTTTTTTATACGGATGGTGTTACCGAATTCAACCGCAACATCGAGGCGGCTGAAGCAGAGCTGCTGACGGCGGTCGATGCATTCGTCAGTGAGCCACTTGCGAATCCTGCGGCGCTCGTGCAACGCCGAGTGATGGGCACGTCGCAGCCGGTCGATGACGTCGTCTTGATGCTCGTCCGGCTCGCGCCGTCACCCCTCGGAGCGGGAGCAATAACGACGCACTAG
- a CDS encoding BadF/BadG/BcrA/BcrD ATPase family protein produces the protein MASVVVGVDAGATKTSAALASGKMIVRRAQGAGANATIAGIDAAAVVILRTIREACGDQTSETISAIHIGAAGAGSPDVARDLEAIVRVAFPSSNVRVGDDVEIALRAAIPQGPGIVIVAGTGSIALASDPEGNLHRAGGLGYLLGDEGSAGWIGFEALRLLGRVYDGRARAEETSRLVARHLGVANRSSLIRAVYHERIDVAKIAALAPSILAFAGKGNRASKTIVEAAAGQLAQLVIDVASAAHLTEARTNVALSGGLLREENLLTALLKSKIVSSLPNAAIVAGGDPVEGAVRLAERGCG, from the coding sequence GTGGCTAGCGTCGTGGTCGGTGTCGATGCGGGTGCTACGAAGACCTCAGCGGCGCTCGCGAGCGGCAAAATGATCGTGCGCCGCGCGCAAGGCGCCGGCGCGAACGCCACGATCGCGGGCATCGATGCTGCAGCCGTCGTCATCTTACGCACGATTCGCGAAGCGTGCGGCGACCAGACGTCCGAAACGATTTCGGCGATTCATATCGGAGCTGCGGGCGCTGGTAGCCCCGACGTCGCGCGTGACCTCGAAGCAATCGTTCGCGTCGCTTTCCCTTCATCGAACGTGCGCGTTGGCGACGACGTCGAAATAGCTCTGCGGGCTGCGATTCCGCAGGGACCAGGTATCGTGATCGTCGCGGGGACCGGATCGATCGCCCTCGCGAGCGATCCCGAGGGGAATCTTCACCGCGCGGGCGGTCTCGGGTATCTACTCGGTGACGAGGGTTCGGCGGGTTGGATTGGATTCGAAGCTCTTCGTTTGCTCGGCCGCGTCTACGACGGACGTGCGCGTGCCGAAGAGACGAGCCGGCTGGTTGCGCGGCATCTCGGTGTGGCGAACCGGTCTTCACTCATACGCGCCGTCTACCACGAACGAATCGACGTCGCAAAAATAGCGGCACTTGCACCGAGCATACTCGCGTTTGCCGGCAAAGGGAATCGTGCCTCAAAGACGATCGTCGAAGCCGCTGCCGGTCAGCTGGCGCAGCTCGTCATCGACGTCGCTTCCGCCGCTCATCTTACGGAAGCAAGAACCAACGTGGCGCTATCGGGCGGATTATTGCGTGAAGAGAATTTGCTGACCGCATTGCTCAAGAGCAAGATCGTATCGTCGCTCCCGAACGCAGCGATCGTTGCGGGTGGCGATCCGGTAGAGGGTGCCGTCCGTCTTGCAGAAAGAGGTTGCGGATGA
- a CDS encoding anhydro-N-acetylmuramic acid kinase: MRALGLMSGTSLDGIDAALVELEPRGEGYAVTVQRFISQPFDARLRERLEAALPPERGSTAAVAQLHADLGAAFTATAVAAIEGDRIDFIATHGLTLYHDGPRSTTLQIGRPYELRDELRASVVWDFRSADCALGGSGAPLVPFVDAIVFGSSEEDRVAVNIGGICNLTILPRGGTPNDAVAFDAGPGTILLDAFVRERTGEVMDFDGMLTSKGTVDESLLDALLADPYFALEPPKSTGREQFGRQILDAHRQTLGGLCVEDGCATLAAFTIRPLADAIRRYGARGARVILGGGGSRNPALVQMLRHALDDAPRIAQSDDFGISADAKEAVAFAILGYETLRGRPANLPRVTGARAPVVLGSIVPYELAVLLAKIGRETGGTRG, from the coding sequence ATGCGCGCACTCGGCCTGATGTCCGGCACATCGCTGGACGGGATCGACGCCGCGCTCGTCGAGCTCGAGCCGCGCGGCGAGGGCTACGCCGTAACGGTCCAGCGTTTCATCAGCCAACCATTTGACGCTCGGCTTCGCGAGCGATTGGAAGCCGCACTGCCGCCCGAGCGCGGAAGCACGGCGGCGGTCGCGCAGCTTCACGCGGATCTGGGCGCTGCCTTTACCGCGACTGCCGTCGCCGCAATAGAAGGTGACCGCATCGATTTCATCGCGACGCACGGCTTGACGTTGTATCACGATGGTCCGCGCTCGACGACGCTGCAAATCGGCCGTCCGTACGAGTTGCGCGATGAGCTGCGGGCGAGTGTCGTGTGGGATTTCCGTTCTGCGGATTGCGCACTTGGCGGCTCAGGGGCGCCCTTGGTGCCGTTCGTCGATGCGATCGTGTTCGGGTCGAGCGAAGAAGATCGCGTCGCGGTCAACATCGGCGGGATCTGCAACCTGACGATTCTCCCACGCGGCGGCACACCAAACGACGCCGTCGCGTTCGATGCGGGTCCCGGTACGATATTGCTCGATGCATTCGTTCGCGAGCGAACCGGCGAGGTTATGGATTTTGACGGCATGCTCACGTCGAAGGGGACCGTCGACGAGAGCCTGCTCGACGCGTTGCTCGCCGATCCATACTTTGCGCTCGAGCCGCCGAAATCAACCGGCCGCGAACAGTTCGGCCGGCAAATTCTCGATGCGCATCGGCAAACGCTGGGTGGGCTTTGCGTTGAAGATGGATGCGCAACGCTGGCTGCCTTTACGATTCGTCCGCTGGCAGATGCAATTCGCCGCTACGGTGCTCGCGGAGCGCGCGTGATTCTCGGCGGCGGAGGTTCACGCAACCCCGCGCTGGTGCAAATGTTGCGCCATGCACTCGACGACGCACCACGCATCGCGCAATCCGACGACTTCGGAATAAGCGCGGATGCGAAGGAAGCCGTTGCATTTGCGATTCTCGGATACGAGACGCTGCGTGGACGTCCCGCAAATCTGCCGCGCGTAACGGGCGCGCGCGCACCCGTGGTTCTTGGTTCGATCGTGCCCTACGAACTTGCGGTGCTCCTCGCAAAGATCGGGCGCGAGACGGGAGGCACGCGTGGCTAG
- a CDS encoding serine hydrolase domain-containing protein, translating to MSAAVVRVEHGGRLAFEGAYGRTRRDDGDPVFVDTRFDLASLTKIVVSTVALAHVSSGRIELDAPLTGLIPEWRNTPHAPITLRMILSHDAGFASGADYRGLLESGVRVEEYALTRELVAAPREKVVYSDLGFITLGVIIERLRSRSLQSIVAETLAGSGTPSLGFRPPQAERKRIPATERDEWRGLVQGSVHDEKAHVMGGVAGHAGLFGDARDVARVAEIYLGALRGGEAAPLDLDIVRESLKEQAFDPIARRGLGWVLRTSNENSCGTKMGSRAFGHTGFTGTSLWCDPDLDVGVVLLTNAVHFERGDLRALRAAVCDEAVDFVERCAHSA from the coding sequence CTGTCCGCAGCGGTCGTGCGTGTCGAGCACGGTGGACGGCTAGCCTTCGAGGGCGCCTACGGCAGGACGCGTCGAGACGACGGCGATCCAGTTTTTGTCGACACGCGATTTGACTTGGCATCGCTCACAAAGATCGTGGTGTCGACGGTCGCGCTTGCGCACGTATCGAGCGGTAGGATCGAGCTCGATGCTCCACTCACCGGTCTCATCCCGGAATGGCGTAACACGCCGCACGCTCCGATTACGTTGCGCATGATTCTCTCGCACGACGCGGGCTTCGCGTCGGGTGCCGACTATCGAGGGCTGCTGGAAAGCGGCGTTCGGGTCGAAGAATACGCGTTGACACGCGAGCTCGTCGCCGCACCGCGCGAAAAAGTTGTGTACAGCGATCTCGGTTTTATTACGCTCGGCGTCATTATCGAACGACTGCGCTCGCGCTCACTGCAGTCGATCGTCGCGGAAACGCTGGCGGGAAGCGGCACGCCATCGCTCGGTTTTCGACCGCCGCAAGCGGAGCGCAAACGCATTCCCGCGACCGAACGCGACGAGTGGCGCGGTCTCGTACAGGGAAGCGTGCACGACGAGAAGGCGCACGTGATGGGCGGCGTCGCGGGACACGCGGGACTCTTCGGCGATGCACGTGACGTCGCGCGCGTCGCGGAGATCTATCTCGGCGCGCTGCGAGGTGGCGAGGCTGCGCCGCTCGACCTCGATATCGTCCGCGAGTCGCTCAAAGAGCAGGCGTTCGATCCGATTGCAAGGCGAGGACTCGGCTGGGTGCTGCGAACGTCGAACGAGAACTCGTGCGGGACGAAAATGGGATCGCGTGCGTTCGGCCACACGGGTTTCACCGGGACGTCGCTGTGGTGCGATCCCGATCTCGACGTGGGCGTCGTCTTGCTCACCAATGCGGTGCACTTCGAACGCGGCGATCTTCGCGCGCTTCGCGCAGCAGTTTGTGATGAAGCAGTCGACTTTGTGGAGCGATGCGCGCACTCGGCCTGA
- a CDS encoding retropepsin-like aspartic protease, with translation MRWLCLFAVMLLVGATPAKSDLLERAMQSSGAPWRFHVVSRIADTQTQIDEQRDLVVTQSCRGVVCRGTVVNSARGRVSFFWYNETPILQSTLLDPFQITLRAIVSYAFTSPTFTANGGTVVALAERRLGDASVAPYAVTAPHGAQLAALLDPATGLLVAVAQGNDVIYRYEDQRRVGPLMLPFSVARGDGSSETFDDRHIADAPLSPPAGPPVTFAPSAQTLGLEPGDLPRFPCRVENIAARCVLDTGSPGLAMSLDLADRLGKKLVGSFEIAGLGTMSSGIVRADSLSLGSMHLGPALFAILPDVGGFGADVLIGTDVLARAVVRVDPKLRTIAFEPPGSAIDGTHVALSFDGFTPSVAFRLETLAENLVLDTGDNASIDLSEDFARTHPDLVTTKMRGHVVGVGGLGTRAIGHIGHVEFAGISLTSVLADITKSPGSPASRVGNAFLSRFAFDLDYTELRMSVRPPR, from the coding sequence ATGCGTTGGTTGTGCCTGTTCGCAGTCATGCTCCTGGTTGGCGCAACGCCGGCCAAATCGGACTTGCTTGAACGCGCGATGCAGTCATCGGGCGCGCCCTGGCGCTTCCACGTCGTCAGCCGCATCGCGGACACGCAAACGCAAATCGACGAACAACGCGATCTCGTCGTAACGCAAAGTTGCCGCGGCGTCGTTTGCCGAGGAACAGTCGTGAACTCCGCGCGCGGACGTGTTTCGTTTTTTTGGTACAACGAAACGCCGATTTTGCAGTCGACGCTGCTCGATCCGTTCCAGATCACACTGCGCGCGATCGTTTCGTATGCGTTTACGTCACCCACATTCACGGCGAACGGCGGCACGGTCGTGGCGCTCGCCGAGCGGCGTCTGGGTGACGCGTCTGTTGCGCCGTACGCCGTCACGGCGCCGCACGGCGCTCAACTTGCCGCGCTGCTCGACCCGGCTACGGGGCTCTTGGTCGCGGTCGCGCAAGGCAACGACGTCATCTACCGCTACGAGGATCAGCGACGCGTCGGGCCGCTCATGCTTCCTTTTAGTGTCGCCCGCGGCGACGGGAGCAGCGAGACGTTCGATGACCGGCACATCGCGGACGCCCCACTATCGCCGCCGGCGGGCCCCCCGGTCACCTTTGCCCCGAGCGCCCAAACGCTCGGGCTCGAACCCGGCGATCTTCCGCGTTTCCCGTGCAGGGTCGAGAACATCGCCGCGCGCTGCGTCCTCGACACAGGATCGCCCGGACTCGCAATGAGTTTGGACCTTGCCGACCGGCTGGGCAAGAAGCTCGTCGGTTCGTTCGAGATCGCGGGGCTCGGGACGATGAGCAGCGGCATCGTCCGCGCCGATTCGCTCTCGCTCGGCTCGATGCACCTGGGTCCCGCACTGTTCGCGATCTTGCCTGACGTCGGCGGTTTTGGAGCCGACGTCCTGATCGGGACGGACGTCCTCGCCCGGGCGGTCGTTCGCGTCGATCCCAAACTTCGGACGATTGCCTTCGAACCGCCGGGGTCGGCGATCGACGGTACCCATGTCGCGCTCAGCTTCGATGGGTTCACGCCCTCGGTCGCGTTCCGGCTCGAGACCTTGGCTGAAAACCTGGTCCTCGACACAGGTGATAACGCCTCGATCGATCTTTCTGAGGACTTCGCACGGACCCACCCCGATCTGGTCACTACGAAGATGCGCGGCCATGTCGTCGGCGTGGGCGGTCTCGGAACGCGCGCAATCGGGCACATCGGCCACGTCGAATTCGCCGGCATTTCGCTGACGAGCGTCCTCGCCGACATAACGAAGAGCCCCGGGTCGCCGGCATCGCGCGTCGGGAATGCATTCCTATCGCGTTTCGCCTTTGACCTGGACTATACAGAACTCCGCATGAGCGTGCGTCCGCCTCGTTGA
- a CDS encoding ATP-binding protein, with protein sequence MPKNAAAGRAVLRSFLEECAVRSEWIHEVMIAGGEALANTVQHAYPAGTRGKMVLSIYCCTEHKIIALQVRDRGKGTMTEEGDLPSRRGFGLLIMRALAEAVSIETVDGTTVTMVFKK encoded by the coding sequence GTGCCTAAGAACGCTGCCGCGGGGAGGGCTGTCCTGCGGTCGTTCCTCGAGGAATGCGCGGTTCGGTCGGAGTGGATCCACGAGGTCATGATCGCGGGCGGCGAAGCGCTGGCCAACACGGTCCAGCACGCCTACCCGGCGGGGACGCGCGGCAAGATGGTGCTCTCGATCTACTGCTGCACGGAGCACAAGATCATCGCGCTCCAGGTCCGCGATCGCGGAAAAGGCACGATGACCGAAGAAGGCGACCTGCCCTCAAGGCGAGGGTTCGGTCTCTTGATCATGCGGGCGTTGGCCGAGGCCGTCTCGATCGAGACCGTCGATGGGACGACGGTGACGATGGTCTTTAAAAAATAG
- the nagZ gene encoding beta-N-acetylhexosaminidase: MTSELAAQVICTGFTGTSDVDAPLDRIARLGIRATILFPRNLEHPNQVRNLTSALQHALGDTMPALIGIDQEGGAVARLRDGVVALPSMMALGATGDIDLARRAAHRLGSDLRALGVNLDFAPVLDLALEPCNTVIGTRSFGSDPHRVSEFGRAFAQGLQAGGVVPVGKHFPGHGATSTDSHVAQPVVTVDATTLRKRDLVPFANVIRAGIPAIMTAHVVVPALDPDSPATMSRAILYDLLREEMQFGGVVFSDCVEMAALGEADAAVAPRALRAGVDCILISHRLDLAEASIEAIVASVESGALSSERLAEAAARMRALRASIPSNGPYDADAEVGREIARKAVTIVRGGIALEARVPVTVISFEQGESASLSAALRKRGHKSEIMRVSVEPRDDELELLAMVLAGMPGRQIVIVMRRAHVHSGQAAAIRRLLQAVPSAILISAREPYDAALFETAENLVCIYNDTEVSIEGVADVMTARSANS, translated from the coding sequence GTGACGTCGGAGCTCGCAGCGCAAGTCATCTGCACGGGCTTTACCGGAACGAGTGACGTGGATGCGCCGCTCGACCGTATCGCCCGCCTCGGTATTCGCGCAACGATTCTCTTTCCGCGAAATCTCGAGCATCCCAATCAAGTTCGGAATCTGACGTCCGCATTGCAGCACGCGCTCGGCGATACGATGCCGGCGCTCATCGGCATCGATCAGGAAGGCGGTGCGGTTGCGCGACTACGCGACGGCGTCGTTGCCCTGCCCTCGATGATGGCGCTTGGTGCGACGGGCGACATCGACTTGGCGCGCCGGGCGGCGCACCGCTTGGGCAGCGACTTACGTGCGCTCGGCGTCAATCTCGACTTTGCACCGGTTCTCGATCTTGCGCTCGAGCCGTGCAACACGGTTATCGGAACGCGTTCGTTCGGAAGCGATCCGCACCGCGTCTCTGAATTCGGGCGTGCCTTTGCGCAAGGCTTGCAAGCCGGAGGCGTTGTCCCGGTCGGCAAGCACTTCCCCGGACATGGCGCGACGTCGACCGACTCTCACGTCGCGCAACCGGTCGTGACGGTCGATGCGACGACGTTGCGCAAACGCGACCTTGTACCGTTCGCAAACGTGATTCGGGCCGGGATTCCGGCCATTATGACCGCGCACGTGGTCGTGCCGGCGCTGGATCCGGATTCGCCCGCCACGATGTCGCGCGCGATTCTATACGATCTTTTGCGTGAGGAGATGCAGTTCGGCGGCGTCGTGTTCAGCGATTGTGTCGAAATGGCCGCGCTCGGCGAAGCCGATGCGGCGGTCGCACCGCGCGCACTGCGGGCGGGCGTCGATTGCATTTTGATTTCGCATCGGCTCGATCTGGCCGAGGCGTCGATCGAAGCGATCGTCGCATCGGTCGAAAGCGGCGCGCTGTCATCCGAGCGGCTCGCGGAAGCGGCGGCGCGGATGCGCGCTTTACGTGCTTCTATCCCCTCGAACGGGCCGTATGACGCGGATGCGGAAGTTGGTCGAGAGATCGCCCGTAAGGCAGTTACGATCGTGCGCGGTGGCATCGCCCTCGAAGCGCGCGTACCGGTTACCGTGATCTCGTTCGAACAAGGTGAATCCGCCTCGCTCTCGGCCGCGCTTCGCAAGCGCGGGCACAAGAGCGAGATCATGCGCGTCTCCGTCGAGCCGCGCGACGACGAGCTCGAGCTGCTTGCGATGGTTCTCGCCGGAATGCCCGGAAGGCAGATCGTGATCGTGATGCGACGCGCTCATGTGCATTCGGGTCAAGCCGCAGCCATAAGGCGTTTGTTGCAGGCTGTGCCCAGTGCGATCCTGATCTCGGCGCGCGAGCCGTATGACGCTGCACTGTTCGAGACCGCCGAGAATCTTGTGTGCATCTACAACGACACGGAGGTCAGTATCGAAGGCGTTGCCGACGTGATGACTGCGCGTTCTGCGAACTCCTGA